A genome region from Nitrospira sp. includes the following:
- a CDS encoding FtsX-like permease family protein, with protein MALPYEIFIGLRYLRAKRRNRTISFNTIVSIAGITLGVAALIGTVGIMTGFKEDVQAKILGTTAHILVNDRMKESIVDYEEQVQKVVGVPDVVAATPFIFRQVLLTSPSGVQGIILRGIDPTREGTVTELAHNLVNGALDDLSHQNKVVIPDKEREPNGPDTAMRPGIILGKELSMRLSAFPGDTLNVVSPVGPVTGASMTPKIRQFVVVGIFHSGMYEYDSSLAYIELGEAQKFFNMGASVTGIEVKVTDVFRAADIARAIEHHLGFAFWARDWMQMNRNLFSALKLEKTMMFLLLVLITIVASFNIVSTLTMIVTEKQREIAILKAMGATRKGIMRIFMLNGLIIGCSGAAIGVPLGYTFLWLIQTFWTFDPTVYYISRIPVHVLGSDVLLVAGSAILISFVATLYPSLQAAKLDPAAALRYE; from the coding sequence ATGGCGCTGCCCTATGAAATCTTCATCGGATTGCGTTACCTGCGCGCAAAGCGACGCAACCGCACCATCTCCTTCAATACCATCGTCTCCATCGCCGGAATTACCCTCGGCGTCGCCGCCCTGATCGGCACGGTCGGAATCATGACCGGGTTCAAGGAAGATGTGCAGGCCAAGATTCTCGGCACCACCGCGCACATCCTCGTGAACGACCGTATGAAAGAATCGATAGTCGACTACGAAGAGCAAGTACAGAAGGTCGTGGGCGTTCCGGATGTCGTCGCGGCCACCCCGTTCATTTTCCGCCAGGTCCTGCTCACCTCTCCGTCTGGCGTCCAAGGCATTATTCTTCGCGGGATCGATCCGACGCGGGAAGGGACCGTTACCGAGCTGGCTCATAACCTCGTCAACGGCGCTCTCGACGATCTCTCCCATCAGAATAAAGTGGTTATTCCCGACAAGGAACGGGAACCGAACGGTCCCGACACGGCCATGCGCCCGGGAATTATTCTCGGGAAAGAGCTCTCGATGCGGCTCAGCGCTTTTCCGGGCGACACGCTGAATGTGGTCTCTCCGGTGGGACCGGTCACCGGCGCCAGCATGACGCCGAAAATCAGGCAGTTCGTCGTCGTCGGGATCTTTCACTCCGGCATGTACGAATACGATTCCTCCCTGGCCTACATCGAACTGGGTGAGGCCCAGAAGTTTTTCAACATGGGCGCCAGTGTGACGGGCATCGAGGTCAAGGTGACCGACGTGTTTCGCGCCGCGGATATCGCCCGCGCGATCGAGCACCATTTGGGATTCGCCTTCTGGGCCCGGGACTGGATGCAGATGAATCGCAACCTGTTCTCGGCCCTCAAACTGGAAAAAACGATGATGTTCCTGCTGCTGGTCTTGATCACCATCGTGGCCTCCTTCAACATCGTCAGCACGCTCACCATGATCGTGACAGAGAAGCAGCGCGAGATCGCCATCCTGAAAGCCATGGGCGCGACGCGTAAAGGCATCATGCGTATTTTCATGCTCAACGGCCTTATTATCGGTTGCTCCGGCGCGGCCATCGGTGTCCCGCTCGGATACACGTTTCTCTGGCTGATCCAGACGTTTTGGACATTCGACCCGACCGTGTATTACATCTCCCGCATTCCGGTCCATGTGCTGGGATCAGATGTGCTGCTCGTTGCGGGGTCGGCAATTTTGATCAGCTTTGTGGCCACGCTGTATCCATCGCTCCAGGCAGCCAAACTCGATCCGGCGGCCGCCCTGCGTTATGAATAA
- a CDS encoding ABC transporter ATP-binding protein: MIDVVDLYKSFPMGGRELVVLNNINLHIKRGELITIMGASGAGKSTLLQILGTLDRPTKGTVSFDGQDLFQLTEQQQAEFRNRRVGFVFQFHHLLPEFSALENACLPAMIQKRDMADVVGEATKLLSEVGLADRLHHKPGELSGGEQQRVSVARALMQQPDLVLADEPTGNLDSHTGEALFALLRQLNHSRGTTFVIVTHNDKLSSQADRIVSMQDGMIVSS; encoded by the coding sequence ATGATTGACGTCGTCGATCTCTACAAATCGTTTCCGATGGGTGGGCGCGAGCTGGTGGTGTTGAACAACATCAACCTGCACATCAAACGCGGCGAACTCATCACCATCATGGGCGCCTCCGGAGCCGGCAAGAGCACCTTGCTGCAAATCCTGGGCACCTTGGATCGCCCGACGAAGGGCACCGTTTCGTTCGACGGCCAAGATCTGTTTCAACTCACGGAGCAGCAACAAGCGGAGTTTCGGAACAGGCGGGTCGGGTTTGTGTTTCAATTCCACCACCTCTTACCTGAATTCTCGGCGCTCGAAAACGCCTGCCTCCCGGCCATGATCCAGAAACGTGACATGGCCGATGTCGTCGGCGAAGCCACCAAACTCCTCAGCGAAGTCGGTTTGGCGGATCGGCTCCACCACAAGCCGGGAGAATTGTCCGGGGGCGAACAGCAACGGGTCTCCGTCGCACGCGCCTTGATGCAGCAGCCGGATCTGGTGCTGGCGGATGAGCCGACAGGCAACCTTGACTCCCACACCGGCGAGGCGCTGTTCGCACTGCTTCGTCAATTGAACCACTCCCGTGGAACGACTTTCGTCATCGTCACCCACAACGACAAACTCTCGTCTCAGGCCGACCGGATCGTCTCCATGCAAGACGGGATGATCGTGTCTTCCTAG
- the traF gene encoding conjugal transfer protein TraF, protein MKISCTPYVRFTALCLTILLPIQAAAVEFVFVGSRQMGMGGAGVATTSDSLATYWNPAGMAMSKKFDIRFQGGGQVVDRGDVFDSLKDINNLNLNDTSAGNIARLQQQIDRLNRPGTNLTAAASGGLYVKGNFGEHALGFNVSDVATAGGFLRSPVGFTNNGTNLSVNGQFAMNGLEVRQAALSYAYAFMDRMFSIGITGKLIQGAAYTGATNIRGASDDIKVFEDIGRAKISTAIGIDVGAMFRPSSWLRMGIVAKDINAPTFDAANGDKFKLLPQVRTGVAVNPYNSLTLTADVDITKNNTLTPGVYSQVLSLGAEQTILSELLSFRAGAFKNMQDAKTPFIPTAGFGLRILALRIDIAGGYDFRDQAALASGSVAFTF, encoded by the coding sequence ATGAAGATATCGTGTACACCATACGTCCGATTCACGGCTCTCTGTCTGACCATCCTCCTGCCGATTCAGGCGGCTGCGGTAGAATTTGTGTTCGTCGGCTCACGTCAAATGGGTATGGGTGGAGCCGGAGTAGCCACCACCTCCGATTCACTGGCCACCTATTGGAACCCTGCCGGCATGGCGATGAGCAAAAAGTTCGATATCCGCTTTCAAGGTGGCGGCCAAGTGGTCGATCGCGGCGATGTGTTTGATTCGCTCAAAGACATCAACAACCTGAACTTGAACGATACCTCGGCCGGGAACATCGCCCGCCTCCAGCAGCAAATCGATCGCCTCAACCGTCCCGGCACCAACCTCACGGCGGCGGCCTCCGGTGGCCTCTATGTCAAAGGGAACTTCGGTGAACATGCGTTGGGGTTCAACGTCTCCGATGTGGCCACTGCCGGCGGATTCCTCCGCAGCCCGGTCGGATTTACGAATAACGGCACCAACCTCAGCGTCAACGGGCAATTCGCCATGAACGGGCTGGAAGTCCGCCAGGCCGCCCTCTCCTATGCCTATGCCTTCATGGATCGAATGTTTTCGATCGGTATCACCGGCAAGCTCATCCAGGGTGCGGCCTATACGGGTGCGACAAACATCCGCGGGGCCAGCGACGATATCAAAGTGTTTGAGGACATCGGACGCGCCAAGATCTCCACGGCCATCGGGATCGACGTGGGCGCGATGTTCCGCCCATCATCCTGGTTGCGGATGGGGATCGTGGCCAAGGACATTAACGCACCCACCTTCGACGCGGCGAACGGAGACAAGTTCAAATTGCTCCCCCAAGTCCGTACCGGCGTGGCGGTGAACCCATACAACTCCCTGACGTTGACGGCAGATGTGGATATTACGAAGAACAATACACTCACCCCCGGCGTCTATAGCCAGGTATTGAGCCTCGGAGCCGAGCAAACCATCTTGTCCGAATTACTCTCCTTCAGGGCCGGCGCGTTTAAGAATATGCAGGACGCGAAGACGCCATTTATTCCGACCGCAGGCTTCGGACTTCGCATCCTAGCCTTGCGCATCGATATCGCCGGCGGGTATGATTTCAGAGACCAGGCGGCCTTGGCATCCGGCTCGGTTGCCTTCACTTTCTAG
- a CDS encoding GAF domain-containing protein: MAVARRKVSRTNRKTTSKTTAVAPRRKAAARGPAAMGEDRVIRAVQQRLLETVSGPDGEVRSPIGVSAAFVQVFSQLTKVQGIAVYMRDEQTREMICLAEAGTVHGSVAAEWREMLAKTEQQGRMLHGALQGFRLHRIGRMEGLVMVQSGKSSRLTARKLVAVVAAVEPWLAVALDHARLTVKYAAKILRIQHMEQVSDLLNSSLAEEEKLRRALDAAVRLVEAEAGALFLTAGDGTLTLYTVAGERAAGLPVFQSPIATGVHRTGQAVLITQGGQDARLVAGQGWQTALSVASLVSVPVRMGTRAVGVLEVVNRRSGKPFSNWDVLELASLSNQFGLAIDNLRRGAVGEGGSKRGG; this comes from the coding sequence ATGGCCGTAGCTCGTCGTAAGGTCAGTCGAACCAATCGCAAAACGACATCCAAAACTACAGCGGTCGCGCCTCGTCGCAAGGCGGCCGCCCGCGGCCCTGCCGCCATGGGTGAGGATCGCGTGATTCGCGCTGTGCAGCAGCGTTTACTGGAGACGGTGTCTGGTCCTGACGGGGAAGTCCGTTCCCCCATTGGCGTGTCGGCTGCGTTCGTTCAGGTATTTTCGCAGCTGACAAAAGTGCAGGGGATTGCCGTGTATATGCGTGATGAGCAGACACGCGAGATGATCTGTTTGGCCGAGGCCGGCACGGTGCATGGTTCAGTTGCGGCAGAGTGGCGGGAGATGTTGGCGAAGACCGAGCAGCAAGGCCGCATGCTGCATGGCGCCCTGCAGGGGTTTCGACTCCATCGGATCGGACGGATGGAAGGTCTCGTCATGGTACAGAGCGGGAAGTCGTCGCGCTTGACCGCACGCAAGTTAGTGGCGGTGGTGGCGGCCGTCGAACCTTGGCTGGCTGTGGCTCTCGACCATGCTCGACTGACCGTCAAATATGCGGCGAAAATCCTGCGGATTCAACACATGGAGCAGGTGAGTGACCTGTTGAATTCATCTCTGGCGGAGGAGGAGAAATTACGTCGAGCGCTGGATGCCGCGGTGCGTTTGGTCGAGGCGGAGGCCGGGGCATTGTTCCTCACGGCCGGCGATGGAACATTGACTCTATATACGGTTGCCGGGGAGCGCGCAGCCGGACTGCCGGTGTTTCAGTCGCCGATTGCCACCGGCGTCCATCGTACCGGCCAAGCCGTGCTGATCACACAGGGGGGACAGGATGCTCGCTTGGTCGCCGGCCAGGGATGGCAGACTGCCTTGTCGGTCGCCTCGTTAGTTTCGGTGCCTGTTCGCATGGGAACGCGGGCGGTGGGTGTGTTGGAAGTGGTGAACCGACGCAGCGGTAAGCCCTTCAGCAACTGGGATGTGCTGGAACTCGCAAGTCTCTCGAATCAGTTCGGATTGGCGATCGACAATCTGCGTAGAGGAGCCGTCGGGGAGGGTGGCTCGAAACGGGGCGGGTAA